From one Babesia bovis T2Bo chromosome 3, whole genome shotgun sequence genomic stretch:
- a CDS encoding GATA zinc finger family protein, with product MDDLGQRHSARYDNDGQRSDSVYGKGLTPSNSFVLSDDFGDKPDDQEYHNPQCGITTGYMDIGEQYCDDVTTVHTEGNIDDSSLNDPMQAGTMLYDYSQEYCQTGHMGTTDSYDSRNVDGYGSPLTGKDPATNIPRSMSGGFSGGMIGTSAPSMTGTHETIEDPSSNYWCGYQMTPPPYGTTPPGTAQQYPRTVTRYGNYRYGATSPYYPMGGSMYSSYPVERNMPYPAGYSISNESYYNSKQPYMPYTPRRSLSSTMTPGVVKSSSLPSHHIPIDQMQYKGWYGQMGSMDPHLLQPRSVCHPNSNEPPGSQRTPRFNSEILYNELTSRLQRELTNKRHVSSGRPKMNRHNYVCAMCNAKTTPQWRYIKGTSVCNACYMRIRKQKLKQQQQDEEIARCETLSAGTDGAEDGHPEDTGTHERSS from the coding sequence ATGGATGATTTGGGCCAGAGGCATTCAGCGCGATATGATAACGATGGTCAACGAAGTGACAGTGTCTACGGCAAGGGTCTTACACCGAGCAATTCCTTCGTCTTGTCGGATGATTTTGGCGACAAGCCTGACGACCAGGAGTATCATAATCCGCAATGCGGCATCACCACCGGTTACATGGACATAGGAGAGCAGTATTGTGATGACGTCACTACAGTACACACGGAAGGCAATATTGATGACAGTTCCTTGAATGACCCTATGCAAGCTGGTACTATGCTCTACGATTACTCCCAGGAATACTGTCAAACGGGCCACATGGGAACCACGGATAGCTACGACTCAAGGAACGTTGACGGTTATGGCTCCCCGTTAACTGGGAAGGACCCAGCCACTAACATACCGCGATCTATGTCGGGAGGTTTCTCTGGTGGTATGATAGGCACTTCAGCACCAAGCATGACCGGGACGCATGAAACTATCGAAGATCCCAGTAGCAACTACTGGTGCGGCTATCAAATGACACCACCTCCCTATGGAACAACTCCACCTGGGACTGCTCAGCAATACCCGAGGACGGTGACTCGCTATGGGAACTATCGATACGGTGCCACATCACCTTATTATCCAATGGGTGGTTCTATGTACAGCTCGTATCCAGTAGAGCGTAATATGCCATATCCCGCCGGTTACAGCATATCCAACGAGTCGTATTACAATAGCAAACAACCGTATATGCCATACACTCCACGCCGTAGTCTGAGTTCCACTATGACCCCTGGCGTTGTAAAGTCATCTTCTTTACCATCTCATCACATACCGATTGACCAAATGCAGTATAAAGGTTGGTATGGCCAAATGGGTAGCATGGATCCACATCTCTTGCAGCCCAGGTCGGTATGCCACCCAAACTCCAATGAACCTCCAGGATCACAAAGGACACCGCGGTTCAACTCAGAGATTCTGTATAACGAATTAACATCACGATTACAAAGGGAGCTAACCAATAAACGTCACGTAAGCTCTGGAAGGCCTAAAATGAATAGGCATAATTATGTTTGTGCCATGTGCAATGCCAAAACAACACCTCAGTGGCGCTATATAAAAGGAACGTCAGTGTGTAACGCATGTTATATGCGTATACGTAAGCAAAAGCTTAAGCAACAGCAGCAGGACGAGGAGATTGCGCGCTGTGAAACCCTTAGTGCCGGAACGGACGGCGCAGAGGACGGCCATCCCGAAGATACAGGTACACACGAAAGATCCAGCTAA
- a CDS encoding GTP-binding protein Rab1_ypt1 yields MVSRASKDYDHLFKLVLIGDSGVGKSCVLLRFADDTFTDSYITTIGVDFRFRTIEVEGRRVKLQIWDTAGQERFRTITSAYYRGADAIIIVFDITDKLSFENVPSWLQEVEKFAPDGIHKLLIGNKSDQAQARDVDPSEIQEFSELHSTPYVEISAKSGSNVEEAFVSVARRLVIDRHGKDPGSNQSVPQPISLNDRVKGVVESLYGGNKLCCS; encoded by the exons ATGGTATCCAGGGCTTCTAAAGACTA TGACCACCTCTTCAAGCTGGTGCTCATAGGTGACAGTGGTGTTGGAAAGTCATGTGTCTTGTTACGCTTTGCT GACGACACATTCACTGACAGCTATATAACAACTATAGGTGTGGATTTT CGTTTTCGTACCATTGAGGTGGAAGGCAGAAGAGTGAAGTTACAGATT TGGGATACCGCTGGACAGGAGCGATTCAGGACTATAACAAGTGCATACTATCGGGGTGCCGATGCCATTATAATAGTATTTGACATTACAGACAAG CTCTCTTTCGAGAATGTACCTTCATGGCTCCAGGAAGTGGAGAAGTTTGCTCCTGATGGAATCCACAAACTGTTGATCGGTAATAAGTCAGATCAAGCTCAAGCACGCGATGTGGATCCCAGTGAGATACAG GAATTCAGTGAATTGCACTCAACTCCCTACGTTGAAATATCAGCCAAATCCGGTAGCAACGTCGAGGAGGCGTTCGTGTCAGTTGCACGAAGGTTGGTAATAGATCGCCATGGAAAAGACCCGGGCTCCAATCAATCGGTACCACAACCAATATCGCTCAACGATCGTGTGAAAG GTGTTGTTGAAAGCTTATACGGGGGTAACAAGCTATGTTGCAGCTGA